TCAAGCTCAGTAGTGAGGGTCTAAATGAAAAAGATAACTGCTCGCTCCGCATGCGCTAGCTATATACTCGCCTAATTGACTTGATCGCTGGCATCTGTGGAGCCGAGCGCTACCAATTCATTTGgcattcattggcctgttttttactcttcagagtgattggttgACTAAATGTCCTCCCGAAGTCTGAGCAGACACACGTCAGAGTTCACCTGAACTGGAACTGTTATAGCATTCTCCTGCCGTCTTACTTTTGTCCTCacagataaaactaaacaaaacgctACCATAAGCAAAATGTAACAAACTTAAAGCATGACTACCAGGactgagaggggaaaaaaaattaattgaagtaAAAGCACAAGTGGCTGGCACTTCTGTTGTCTGACATACAGTACATGAAGGGCTTTGTCCATGAGAGCAATAGTCTTGAGCCCTCAATTCGGTGCACGCAGTTTATTCTGCTCACTTGGCTTCAGCTCTTTCTTGACTACTCAGCATCATTCTACACTTTCTGTACAACTAAGCTTCCTCTGAAAGtagattttattgtttttgtttaaggCCTTGGTGCTTTCTATCTATCCAATATGTTGTCCATATGCAATTTAATGTGCATGTCGATTGAACTACTTCAGCATTAACCCCATGAAAATAAGCGAGTCAGCAAGGTGTTCTTCCTTCTGAAACATCACTCCATGGTCTTTAAGttgaatgtttttataatttatttactcatgacaattttatttatgaaaatgtatttactttttcttttagaTGAATACAATGAGTTTAAACACTGACAGTTCTGAGCTTTATAATGGCAATGACCTGCAACCAACAGTTATGGTTCATGGTTTAATGACGGCTTTCTGAAGTGGAACGAGGAGTTTGAAGCTGATGTCAGAAGCCACACCTATGTCCAGAATACATCACCTGACACCCAATCTCAATTCAGTTTGGAAATGCAAGCAATTTACAGTAGTCTCAGTGAtctaattaaacagaaatatatttgATTACATATTGTATATTTAATGGTGGCTTGTGCGGCTTCagacagttttgctccaaccctaattaaacaagctgatccaactaatcaaggtcttcaagACTATTAGACACTAGTAGCCACTAGAcccatgggcaaactcgatcctgcagggcaggtgtcctgcacagtttagctccaacactaatcaaacacacctgcttatagatttctagtgatcttgaagacattgattagcatgttcaggagGGTTTGAtaagtgttggagcaaaactgtgcaggacaccccagcacactgaaaaaaatgattcaaagatgattccttggatttacaattttttttttttaaagtggttgtaaacaatttatttggactgaatttaaacaaacaaattaagacgaacattactcaatttaatttgtttgtttaaattcaacccatattaattgtttgcaacagttttgcagacattatttttttcagtgcactagaCAGTAAACACAACCTTATTGTTCTAAAGAACCCTTTTATTCTGAAATATCTGTACaatttatatttcaatatgtATCTTGTTTGCTACCatctttattttgtttctgtttttagttTATCAGAACACAACCCCTTCTCCACAGAATAAATATCAGTAGCCTAATAAAGTAGAATTTAGAGATATTGAATTTATGAtcaatattagtattttttcctTAAGTATTATTACAACATTTAACTCAGTTGTGTATTTCAGATGCTGTGAAGTCATATAACTGTATAACTAATGCTaaattataatgactttttttgtatAAGTCGGTGGGTGCTAGCaaccaaaattcttcaaaatatgttcttttgtgttcaacagaagaaagaaaatcataaaggtttaaaattacacaagaagagtaaatgatgaggtaattgtGCATttcgggtgaactgtccctttaacacacGATCAATAGAGGCCAATTGCAAGTATATCAGTAGTCCTCAACAAAATAGTTGCCACCGCGTTTCCTCATGTTTCGGTGAGTTAATGTTGTGGGTACGCCaaaatcaatttaataataataataaaaacatgctatATTCGACACAGGCGTGGCTTCTGACGTCACGCCCTTTTTACCCGGGAAATCATTTCTGGCGCAAAACCCGTGAACAGGACCACACGAGGAGTGCATTTATCAGGATAGAGCGTCAAGAGAGAGAGGTAAGTTTACTAGCTTGTTTTGTAAACTCATATTTGTCAATTTGTGAAACGCAGACCAATTAAACCAATTATAGACAGCTAACATTACAGATGAGCCAATTACTGTCGTTGCTTGCCAATGGTCGTTAGGCCTGGCACGACAACAATTTTTTTGATTGATGATATATTGTTCCCGAAATAATTGCGTTAAACAATATTATCGTCATTTGAACACAATGCCCCAAAATacaagtatattaaaaaaatataaactggAGAAACTGCCCAGGCCCTGCTTTCGCCTCGGAGAAGGATAAGAACACCACGATCTGCACCacgtaaaaatgtaaattattgaaGTGATGATGTACATGTATTGTTCGATAAGTCAATATATATTGAGAATTCCGAAGTACTTGTTGTACATTGTACaaagtaaatttgtaaaaatggatCTGGGAAATGGAAAGTGCATATTTCATTTCAAGTTTTAACTTTAACTTGCAGTCTTTCatctactttttattttttttgcttttttatttttgataaatacatgttttttgtgTTACTAGTAAGCATGGTCTAAGTTGGTAGTATGTTTTAAGCTGATTGGACACAGTAAATGTGTAGTGTCATACAATCAAGATTTAAGTAATATTCACTGAGCTTTTGATTATTTGCTTTTTAACTCTACTTTTCAGAATGTAAATACATAACTGGATGCAATGTCTAAACGGAAGAGAATTAGTCCTGTGGAGGATGCCACTACACACATTCTGTCTGGCAAAGACAAGCCATGCTTTGAGGAGAGATTCATTAACTCTCATAAAGGTTAGTTAGTATCTGTATTTCAATGCTTTAGTCATCTCACACCACAAGAACATACTGTAGATTATTAAATCATATATCAAACATTAGACTGATATACATACGATAATAGCATTAAATGCATATGTAAAGCTGTGCTATGTTGAAAAATCTAAtttcagtagtttttttttactggtattattaagataattatttttttgatgaAACAGTTGCTGTTGTGAATTGTGCAACTGATTGAACAGTTTTTCACAAAGGTTGAAACTAACCAGATGTTGGAAGAAGTTTTTATGGCCTGTAATTAATTAGTGCATGCCCATTAAAGGCCATGTCAATTAAATAAAGGACCACCTAATTGTCACTGAAACGCATAATTTTCAACGCTGTCATTTCTCTATTTTAGGTAGAGGTGTGTTTGCTAGCATGTCCATTGACAAAGGATGCTTCATTCTTGAATACCGTGGAAAGTTAATTTCCCAAGAGGAGAGCCAAATAAGACAGAATAAATACAGTGAAACAGAAAATACCTTCTTATTTGACTTTGATTGGGACGGAAAACAATGGTGGTAGGTTTTGGGAACCATTTGTACTATTTTTGAACTATTGGAAACCAGTctcatgttttgttttctcattttagcATTGATGCCTCAAAAGAAGATGGTTCACTTGGGAGATTAGTGAATGACGATTACAAGTCTCctaactgtaaaattaaaaaaataggtgTTGGAGGCAAACCAcatctgtgtttgttttcaaTTAAGGACATAGCTTCTGGTGAAGAAATAACATACAACTATGGAGATTCAAAATGGCCATGGCGTACTCTGGTAATTAGGTCTCTATTTACCTTGAGTTGGCGTTGTTGAGTTATTGTACTTAATGTGTTATATTACCTGATAAACTGAACAATTTCTATTAATAATAACGAtgcagtattattaataataacgatGCAGTATTGACAGCAttgaacactgcaaaaaaaaaaaaagatttgtttagaCCAGGTTCTCTCTTTACAGATCAACCGAGCAGACTCTTGCAGTGATGAGAACACGCCATCAGAAGAGGCCGCATGCTTTCCTACcaaaatcaacaagaagtcaactgAACAGGTAGATATTTTCAGTTTGAGTCAAGTTTTTGATCGTCTTATGAGACACAAGGAACATAATGATCCGTTTAGACCCTCAGAAGGTTCCAGTTTCACTCTAATCTATTATTGTATAGAGTAATAGACTTATTTGAACATAATAAGAAAGTCCTCATTTTTAAACCGTGACGTAGCTTGAGGATTCCAGGAGTGTGTGAGGATAATCTGTCCACTGTACTGACATTGATGTGGTGTGAatcgtgtcgtgtgtgtgtgtgaaggtcctGATGTTTCTCCAGTATGAAATAAATGTAGTGTTTCTCAGAGTAGATGATGTTCTCTCTTTACAGATCAACCGAGCAGACTCTTGCAGTGATGAGAACACGCCATCAGAAGAGGCCGCATGCTGTCCTACcaaaatcaacaagaagtcaactgAACAGGTAGATATTTTCAGTTTGAGTCAAGTTCTTGATCGTCTTATGAGACACAAGGAACATAATGATCCGTTTAGACCCTCAGAAGGTTCCAGTTTCACTCTAATCTATTATTGTATAGAGTAATAGACTTATTTGAACATAATAAGAAAGTCCTCATTTTTAAACCGTGACGTAGCTTGAGGATTCCAGGAGTGTGTGAGGATAATCTGTCCACTGTACTGACATTGATGTGGTGTGAatcgtgtcgtgtgtgtgtgtgaaggtcctgatgtttctccagtatgaaataaatgtaatgtgtttcTCAGAGTAGATGATGTTCTCTCTTTACAGATCAACCGAGCAGACTCTTGCAGTGATGAGAACACGCCATCAGAAGAGGCCGCATGCTGTCCTACcaaaatcaacaagaagtcaactgAACAGGTAGATATTTTCAGTTTGAGTCAAGTTCTTGATCGTCTTATGAGACACAAGGAACATAACGATCCGTTTAGACCCTCAGTAGGTTCCAGTTTCACTCTAATCTATTATTGTATAGAGTAATAGACTTATTTGAACATAAGAATAGGGATggccaaaaacatttttttccaatagtttttttaaactgtggTCCATTCATTATTGATTCTCAAAAGCAGTGAatcgatttttttattattattttttttttgtattttattttggttatcaTTGCACATGCATGTCATCGAGGCATCCGCACTCACACTTACAGCCACATACATCATCAGGGCTTAACTTTTTGCAGTGTGTGGAAACAGTGTGAGGTCACCTGAGCAGGAGCAGAACTGAAGTGATGCTCACTGATCAACACAGATCATTTCCCTGGTCTCGAGACCACATCTCTGCTTTTTAATGATTAACTGATTAATTCCTTTagttaaatggtttaaaatataagtcatgttaaaaatttctttcaagctgtttttaaaatgtttgctgcGTGAGGAAAAAAATTAGCTAGACCCATCATTCATAATTGTGTTCTAGAGAAAAGCTCAGTCATGTCGAAGTTGCAATTAAATGCTTTACCAGAACATGATAAATAAATAGGTATGCCTATCTGTGAGAATATTACAAAgccatattattaaataataaagaataaataacttaatattgtaaGCATATGcttatttttgcacttttgtGAAACGAGAAGGAAAAGTTATAGACTGGAAAATATTGtagatattaaagtttaattttatcttaaatgtaaaataagctaATCAAGTTTTAGATGGGACTCTTTTTAGGCAGGTGTTCTAAAGAAATTAATCTGCCCACTATTTTAGGCTATATGTTGTTAAGCTACTGAGGggagttttgttgtttgtttaatgtgCAACAGCTTTTAGAACAAGTGGcgcttaaattattttttattaatttaccgtTTGTAAAATGTTCACCTGATTCAGTTTTTGAAAtttcaaaactttaaaatttaTATTCATCGATTTGTGAATCGAATAGAAAACTTGTATTAAAATCTAATTGAATCTGGGCATTTTAATTGATGCGCACCACTAATAAAGTCCTCATTTTTAAACCGTGCCGTAGCTTGAGGATTCCAGGAGTGTGTGAGGATAATCTGTCCACTGTACTGACATTGATGTGGTGTGAatcgtgtcgtgtgtgtgtgtgaaggtcctgatgtttctccagtatgaaataaatgtaatgtgtttcTCAGAGTAGATGATGTTCTCTCTTTACAGATCAACCGAGCAGACTCTTGCAGTGATGAGAACACGCCATCAGAAGAGGCCGCATGCTTTCCTACcaaaatcaacaagaagtcaactgAACAGGTAGATATTTTCAGTTTGAGTCAAGTTCTTGATCGTCTTATGAGACACAAGGAACATAATGATCCGTTTAGACCCTCAGAAGGTTCCAGTTTCACTCTAATCTATTATTGTATAGAGTAATAGACTTATTTGAACATAATAAGAAAGTCCTCATTTTTAAACCGTGACGTAGCTTGAGGATTCCAGGAGTGTGTGAGGATAATCTGTCCACTGTACTGACATTGATGTGGTGTGAatcgtgtcgtgtgtgtgtgtgtgtgaaggtcctgatgtttctccagtatgaaataaatgtaatgtgtttcTCAGAGTAGATGATGTTCTCTCTTTACAGATCAACCGAGCAGACTCTTGCAGTGATGAGAACACGCCATCAGAAGAGGCCGCATGCTTTCCTACCAAAATCAATAAGAAGTCAACTGAACAGGTAGATATTTTCAGTTTGAGTCAAGTTCTTGATCGTCTTATGAGACACAAGGAACATAACGATCCGTTTAGACCCTCAGTAGGTTCCAGTTTCACTCTAATCTATTATTGTATAGAGTAATAGACTTATTTGAACATAAGAATAGGGATggccaaaaacatttttttccaatagtttttttaaactgtggTCCATTCATTATTGATTCTCAAAAGCAGTGAatcgatttttttattattattattttttttgtattttattttggttatcaTTGCACATGCATGTCATCGAGGCATCCGCACTCACACTTACAGCCACATACATCATCAGGGCTTAACTTTTTGCAGTGTGTGGAAACAGTGTGAGGTCACCTGAGCAGGAGCAGAACTGAAGTGATGCTCACTGATCAACACAGATCATTTCCCTGGTCTCGAGACCACATCTCTGCTTTTTAATGATTAACTGATTAATTCCTTTagttaaatggtttaaaatataagtcatgttaaaaatttctttcaagctgtttttaaaatgtttgctgcGTGAGGAAAAAAATTAGCTAGACCCATCATTCATAATTGTGTTCTAGAGAAAAGCTCAGTCATGTCGAAGTTGCAATTAAATGCTTTACCAGAACATGATAAATAAATAGGTATGCCTATCTGTGAGAATATTACAAAgccatattattaaataataaagaataaataacttaatattgtaaGCATATGcttatttttgcacttttgtGAAACGAGAAGGAAAAGTTATAGACTGGAAAATATTGtagatattaaagtttaattttatcttaaatgtaaaataagctaATCAAGTTTTAGATGGGACTCTTTTTAGGCAGGTGTTCTAAAGAAATTAATCTGCCCACTATTTTAGGCTATATGTTGTTAAGCTACTGAGGggagttttgttgtttgtttaatgtgCAACAGCTTTTAGAACAAGTGGcgcttaaattattttttattaatttaccgtTTGTAAAATGTTCACCTGATTCAGTTTTTGAAAtttcaaaactttaaaatttaTATTCATCGATTTGTGAATCGAATAGAAAACTTGTATTAAAATCTAATTGAATCTGGGCATTTTAATTGATGCGCACCACTAATAAAGTCCTCATTTTTAAACCGTGCCGTAGCTTGAGGATTCCAGGAGTGTGTGAGGATAATCTGTCCACTGTACTGACATTGATGTGGTGTGAatcgtgtcgtgtgtgtgtgtgaaggtcctgatgtttctccagtatgaaataaatgtaatgtgtttcTCAGAGTAGATGATGTTCTCTCTTTACAGATCAACCGAGCAGACTCTTGCAGTGATGAGAACACACCATCAGAAGAGGCCGCATGCTTTCCTACCAAAATCAATAAGAAGTCAACTGAACAGGTAGATATTTTCAGTTTGAGTCAAGTTCTTGATCGTCTTATGAGACACAAGGAACATAATGATCCGTTTAGACCCTCAGAAGGTTCCAGTTTCACTCTAATCTATTATTGTATAGAGTAATAGACTTATTTGAACATAATAAGAAAGTCCTCATTTTTAAACCGTGACGTAGCTTGAGGATTCCAGGAGTGTGTGAGGATAATCTGTCCACTGTACTGACATTGATGTGGTGTGAatcgtgtcgtgtgtgtgtgtgtgtgtgtgaaggtcctgatgtttctccagtatgaaataaatgtaatgtgtttcTCAGAGTAGATGATGTTCTCTCTTTACAGATCAACCGAGCAGACTCTTGCAGTGATGAGAACACGCCATCAGAAGAGGCCGCATGCTGTCCTACcaaaatcaacaagaagtcaactgAACAGGTAGATATTTTCAGTTTGAGTCAAGTTCTTGATCGTCTTATGAGACACAAGGAACATAATGATCCAATTAGACCCAGTGGTGTCAACTTATTTTTAGTGTATTTTCAGACTCCTTagtgacaaattttcaaaaaagcgactagcgcCAAATCtagcaaccttttttttttttgctgttactggagatttttggaGACTCTGATCtgtcttaaatttaataattttaaaaaaaagctattaaaaaaagttaacattGTTGGAATTTCAACATACAGGTTCtgaactgtttatttataaaccacAGCTACACAGGTTTGCTGCCCGGATAAACCGACTGAGAGAACATCATAACAGACATGCTGAACGCTTTGAAAAGCTGTCTGAAGCACTTGTAATTGAAGGACGGGTGCCTGATAGCTCAGCGAATGATGAATCTGAGGTATatgctagtttttttttgtttgttttttggagggGGGGTCAAAATGTCTTTCATATTTCAGCGTAATGTTTCTCATAGGGGCTTTTAATACAGTATTGACTGATCCCACAGATATCTTGTGAGGAATCCTGTTCTGACTACAGTGACAAGGATTATGTCCCTGATTCAGACAGTAGCTCATCAGACAGCAGTTGTAGAAGTGAAGAGCTTTATAACTTGCATGCTAAGCCACTGAAGGGAGGTGTTGTGGGGTTTCA
Above is a genomic segment from Danio aesculapii chromosome 20, fDanAes4.1, whole genome shotgun sequence containing:
- the LOC130247929 gene encoding inactive histone-lysine N-methyltransferase 2E-like, whose product is MSKRKRISPVEDATTHILSGKDKPCFEERFINSHKGRGVFASMSIDKGCFILEYRGKLISQEESQIRQNKYSETENTFLFDFDWDGKQWCIDASKEDGSLGRLVNDDYKSPNCKIKKIGVGGKPHLCLFSIKDIASGEEITYNYGDSKWPWRTLINRADSCSDENTPSEEAACFPTKINKKSTEQINRADSCSDENTPSEEAACCPTKINKKSTEQINRADSCSDENTPSEEAACCPTKINKKSTEQINRADSCSDENTPSEEAACFPTKINKKSTEQINRADSCSDENTPSEEAACFPTKINKKSTEQINRADSCSDENTPSEEAACFPTKINKKSTEQINRADSCSDENTPSEEAACCPTKINKKSTEQTP